From Paenarthrobacter sp. A20:
ATGCGAGGGCTACACCCAGTCCAGCTGCGAGGCCGCCGAGACCACGGCGCGTAAGGGTCATGGGAACGGGATTTTTCATGGTGTACCTCCTTGAACGGCAGCCCCTGCGGGAGCTGTGGCTGTGAGATCATCGGCCGCCTTCTGGCGGCCGCTTGAGTCGAGGGTCAGGCCGGGCGAGAGGATAAGCCTCTGCACGCCGGCAAGGATAAGGTCCACGGCGATGGCCAGCCCTGCAATGAGCAACGAACCGCCGAGCATTCGGGGGAAATCCTGCAGGACAAGTCCGTCAAACAGGTAACGCCCCAGCCCACCCAGCGGCAGGTAAGCCACCACTGAAACAGTCGCGATGACCTGCAGAACCGCCGTGCGGATGCCGCCGAACATCACCTGGAGGCCATTGGGTAATTCCACCCGGAACAGGATCTGGAGTTCGGTCATGCCCATGGCCCGGGCGGCGTCCACCACGGTGGCATCGACGCTGGAGATGCCGGCGTACGTGCCTGCCAGCAGCGGCGGAACCGTAAGAATGACAAGGGCCCACACAGGCGGCATCAAGCCGGTGCCGGCGAGCAAGGCGAAAAGGACCAGCAAACCCAGTGTTGGGAGGGCGCGAAGTGCCCCGGCAACTGCAACAGCGACTACCCGGCCGCGGCCCGTGTGCCCGATGTAGAGACCGATAGGCATTGCGATGGCGGCTGCGATGAGGAGCACCAGCGCGCTGTACTGGAGGTGTTCCAGTATCCGGGTGGGAATTCCGCCGCTCCCTGTCCAGTGGGAGGGATCGGTCAGCCAGGCAATGGTCTCGGCGAAGATGTTCATGCGGATGCCCCCGGATCGGGGCGAAGGGCTGCGTGCTGGGTGGCAGGTCCTGCTTTGGGCTCGGTAACGAGGGTATTGGCATCCGGCCGGTTCGGCTTACCGCCGGCCGCCCGCGTCCAAGGAGTCAGAAGGCGCTCCAGAACCACCAGGACAGCATCCATCAGCAGTGCAAGCACCAGAATCGCGATAATACCCACCACCACTTCGGTGATAAACGTGCGCTGGAGCCCGTCGGTGAACAGGAACCCGAGATTGCCCACCCCGAGCAGCGCAGCGACGCTGACCAGAGAGATGTTGCTGACAGAGACGACCCGCAGGCCTGCAAACATCACGGGCAGCGACAACGGGAGATCCACTTGGAAGAAGCGGGCCAGGGGTTTGAAGCCCATGGCGACGGCAGCGTTGCGGAGATCGTCGTCCACGGAGTCGAAGGCGTCCATGGCCGCACGGACCAGCAAGGCGACAGCATAGATGGTCAACGCCACCACAACGTTCAGCGGATCCAGGATCCGGGTGCCCAGGACGGTGGGGAGAATGATGAACAGTGCCAGGGAGGGAATGGTGTAGAGCAACGACGTGGCCGTGGCCACGACGGACCTGAGCGTGCTGTTGCGCCTGGCCAGCTGGGCCAACGGGATGGAAATCAACAAGCCAAGGATCATGGGAATGAGGGCAAGCACCATGTGCTGGCCCGCCAGGCCCAGGACCATGCCACTGTTATTGAGGAACCACTCCATCAGGTGGCGTCCTCCCTTTGGTGGCGGACTTCTTCAATGAGCGACAGGACTTCCGGCGCCTTCAAGACCCCGGCCACCCGGCCGTCGTCGTCCACTGCAACGCCCAGCCCCGACGGCGACGACAACGCGGCATCCAAAGCAC
This genomic window contains:
- a CDS encoding ABC transporter permease encodes the protein MNIFAETIAWLTDPSHWTGSGGIPTRILEHLQYSALVLLIAAAIAMPIGLYIGHTGRGRVVAVAVAGALRALPTLGLLVLFALLAGTGLMPPVWALVILTVPPLLAGTYAGISSVDATVVDAARAMGMTELQILFRVELPNGLQVMFGGIRTAVLQVIATVSVVAYLPLGGLGRYLFDGLVLQDFPRMLGGSLLIAGLAIAVDLILAGVQRLILSPGLTLDSSGRQKAADDLTATAPAGAAVQGGTP
- a CDS encoding ABC transporter permease, with amino-acid sequence MEWFLNNSGMVLGLAGQHMVLALIPMILGLLISIPLAQLARRNSTLRSVVATATSLLYTIPSLALFIILPTVLGTRILDPLNVVVALTIYAVALLVRAAMDAFDSVDDDLRNAAVAMGFKPLARFFQVDLPLSLPVMFAGLRVVSVSNISLVSVAALLGVGNLGFLFTDGLQRTFITEVVVGIIAILVLALLMDAVLVVLERLLTPWTRAAGGKPNRPDANTLVTEPKAGPATQHAALRPDPGASA